In the Pontibacillus sp. HMF3514 genome, TTTCCCACAGAATTCTGCACATTTCCCTTGATATGTTCCTATCTCATCCGGTGTTACTATCAACCTTCGCTCTTTGCCAGGAATAACATCCATTTTCCCACCTAACTTAGGAACCCAGAACGAGTGAATAACATCATCAGAATTCAAATGAAAAACAACAGGACGATCTTTAGGAATGACAAGCTCACTTGTTTGGACAACTCCATTTTGATATTCAAATGTCCAACTAAATTGCTGGGCAGTGACATCAATATGTACCGCATTCGGTGGCGTTGCTGAGGAACTAGCCGATATTTCATAAGTGATTTTTATCGTAGGTACTGCCAGAACAGCCAATAAAATAATGGGTAGTACTGTCCATGTTATTTCAAAAAAACGATTCCCTTTCTCATCTTCCGGAATTCTATGTTTGTTTTCTTCTGTTTGTCGATACTTCCATACAAACCAAATAAACAAAACTATGACCGTAGTAAAGACGATCATCATTAAGGCAAAACTAAATTGAATTAAAAAGGATTGACCCTTAGCTGTTTGAGACTTTGGATCCAACACACGCATGTTACAGCCTGATAAAATAAGTAGGACGGATGAAAGAATTACATATAATTTCCGCATCTTTTCTCCTCATTTCTACACCATTTGATAATCTTTTAATCTATTACCTACTTCCTTTTATATGAAACATTCATGGATGGTGGATTTTGTATTTATTATGCGAATAAAGGAAATTTCTCAAAATTATAATTTTGAGTTTTACTTTATAATTAAAAATTTATATAATATAAAATTGAAAAATGAGACTGAAAAACTAAATGGTGGTGTCACAAAAGTCATGGAGAGTAAAAACCATTTTTTATTCTTTCAAGAAAAAATGCTTACCCATTCTAGTGAAATTGCACATGATATCATAAGCCTATTAGAAGAACGTTACCCAGAAGATTATCGAGGTTTAGCGGACGAAGATAAAAACACTCGTATTC is a window encoding:
- the coxB gene encoding cytochrome c oxidase subunit II, whose translation is MRKLYVILSSVLLILSGCNMRVLDPKSQTAKGQSFLIQFSFALMMIVFTTVIVLFIWFVWKYRQTEENKHRIPEDEKGNRFFEITWTVLPIILLAVLAVPTIKITYEISASSSATPPNAVHIDVTAQQFSWTFEYQNGVVQTSELVIPKDRPVVFHLNSDDVIHSFWVPKLGGKMDVIPGKERRLIVTPDEIGTYQGKCAEFCGKEHSLMRFETIVKTQEDYKQWIQKMKRKTE